The Dioscorea cayenensis subsp. rotundata cultivar TDr96_F1 chromosome 19, TDr96_F1_v2_PseudoChromosome.rev07_lg8_w22 25.fasta, whole genome shotgun sequence genome includes a window with the following:
- the LOC120250673 gene encoding tRNA 2'-phosphotransferase 1-like — translation MWASASLSLRALRCFASSSSSSLLLSPALRLSHHILPSTLSSNPRPSTLMQSSTAQTHPFSSSSSSPLASCSRGRGRGSSSRDDRSPRRGRGGGVDQIDALGRLLTRILRHQASELKLDMRSDGYVRVRDLLMLNVTTLAKVPLRSHSVDEVKEAVRRDNKQRFGLLEENGELLIRANQGHTISTISSESLLQPILSADDVPICVHGTYKKNLESILQSGLKRMARLHVHFSCGLPTDGQIISGMRRDVNVLVFLDVRKALEEGMKLYISDNKVILTEGFDGVVPVKFFEKIETWAEGQPIPFQS, via the exons ATGTGGGCTTCAGCATCGTTGTCCCTTCGAGCTCTCCGCTGTttcgcttcttcttcttcttcatcccttCTTCTCTCCCCTGCGCTCCGGCTCTCCCACCATATCCTCCCCTCCACTCTCTCTTCAAACCCTCGCCCTTCTACCCTGATGCAAAGCTCCACCGCTCAAACTCATcctttctcctcctcctcctcctccccatTAGCTTCATG TTCTCGAGGACGAGGCCGAGGTTCTAGCTCCAGGGATGATCGGTCTCCACGCCGTGGAAGAGGCGGCGGCGTTGATCAGATCGATGCTCTTGGGAGACTCTT GACAAGAATCTTGCGCCACCAGGCTTCAGAGTTGAAGCTGGATATGAGGAGCGATGGGTATGTTAGGGTTCGTGATTTGTTAATGTTGAATGTGACGACGCTTGCGAAGGTCCCTTTGAGATCCCACTCAGTGGATGAAGTTAAGGAG GCGGTGAGAAGGGACAATAAACAGCGCTTTGGCCTTTTGGAAGAAAATGGGGAGCTTTTGATCCGTGCCAATCAGGGCCACACAATATCg ACTATCAGCTCTGAGAGCTTATTACAGCCCATCTTGTCAGCTGATGATGTACCAA TTTGCGTGCATGGCACTTATAAGAAGAATTTGGAATCAATCTTGCAATCTGGGCTAAAGCGAATGGCTAGGTTACATGTCCATTTCTCATGTGGATTGCCTACAGATGGTCAAATTATTAGCG GTATGCGGAGAGATGTTAATGTCTTGGTCTTCTTGGATGTCAGAAAGGCATTGGAAG AGGGCATGAAGCTATATATATCAGATAACAAAGTTATCCTGACAGAGGGCTTCGATGGTGTTGTGCCTGTCAAATTCTTTGAGAAGATTGAAACATGGGCCGAGGGACAACCCATACCTTTTCAAAGCTGA